The DNA segment CGAGGCCGGAGAGTTCGACTACTCCGGCTCCCAGGCTCTGAAGGCCCTTCGGGAAGAGGGGATCGTCACGGTTCTCATCAACCCCAACATCGCCACCATCCAGACCTCCGAGGGGACCGCCGACAAAATCTACTTTCTGCCCGTGACCCCGTTTTTCGTCGAAAAAGTGATCGAGAAGGAGCGGCCCGACGGGATCCTGCTGGCCTTTGGCGGACAGACGGCGCTGAACTGCGGCGTGGCGCTTTTCCGGTCGGGAATTTTCGAGAAGTACGGCGTGTCCGTGCTGGGAACCCCCGTTCAGTCCATCATGGACACCGAGGATCGGGAGCTGTTCGTCGAAAGACTGAGCGAAATCCAGGTCAAAACCATCGAGAGCGTCGCGGTGGAAACCCCGGAGGCGGCCCGTGAGGCGGCGGAATCTCTGGGATACCCCGTGATCGTGCGCGCGGCCTACGCCCTGGGCGGCATGGGCAGCGGATTCTGCGACAACGCCGGCGAGCTGTCCGCCACCGTGGAAAAGGCGTTCAGCTTCTCCAGCCAGCTTTTGATCGAGAAATCCCTGAAGGGCTGGAAGGAGGTCGAGTACGAAATCGTGCGGGACCGTTACGACAACTGCATAGCGGTCTGCAACATGGAGAACTTCGACCCCCTGGGAATCCACACCGGGGAAAGCATCGTCGTGGCCCCCTCTCAGACTCTCACCAACGACGAGTATCACATGCTTCGGGAGCTGGCCATACGCATCGTGCGCCACGTGGGGATCGTGGGCGAGTGCAACGTGCAGTACGCCATCGACCCCGCCTCCGAAGATTACCGCGTGATCGAGGTCAACGCCCGCCTCAGCCGCTCGTCGGCTCTGGCGTCCAAGGCTACCGGCTACCCGCTGGCCTTCGTGGCGGCGAAACTGGCGCTGGGCATGGGACTTCACGAGCTCGCCAACTCCGTAACGAAGTCCACCACCGCCTTTTTCGAGCCGGCTCTGGACTATATCGTCTGCAAAATTCCCCGCTGGGACCTGGGCAAGTTCGAGGGGGTCTCCCACGAGATCGGGTCCAGCATGAAAAGCGTGGGAGAGGTCATGGCCATTGGCCGTTCCTTCGAGGAGGTCATTCAGAAGGGCCTGCGGATGATCGCTCAGGGAATGCACGGTTTCGCCGCCGGCGCCAACAGCTCCTCCCACATGGAGGCACTGTCCGGGGAGGATCTGGCTCAGGCCCTTTCGAACCCCACGGACCGCCGCATTTTCGTCATCGCCGAGGCTCTGGCCCGGGGCTGGACCGTCGAAAAAATCCACGACCTCACCCGAATAGACTGCTGGTTCCTGCAGCGGCTTTCGGACATCCACGTCTGCGCCGAAAAGATCGCGGCCCTCCCCGACCTGGAGGACCTGGCCCGTCTGCCGGAGCTCCTGCGGGAGGCCAAACAGATGGGGTTCTCGGACTACCAGATCGCGAAACTGATCTATAACCCCGACAAAAAAGCCGTCGACGACCGTTTCTACATCCCGGAGGAAAAACGCGGCGAGGTTCGGGACCTGCGCAAACGGCTGGGAATCGTGCCGGTGGTGAAGCAGATCGACACCCTCGCGGCGGAGTACCCCGCTCAGACCAATTACCTCTACCTCACCTACAACGGCGCGGCCAACGACGTCACGTACCTCGGCGACAAAAAATCCATCGTCGTTCTGGGGTCCGGCGCGTACCGCATCGGCAGCAGCGTGGAGTTTGACTGGTGCGGCGTCAACGCCCTGACGGCCCTGCGGAAAAAGGGCTGGCGCGGCGTGATGATCAACTACAACCCGGAAACCGTCTCCACGGACTACGACGTCTGCGACAGGCTCTACTTCGAGGAGCTGACCTTCGAGCGCGTCATGGACATCGTGGAGCTGGAAAACCCCAGGGGCGTGATCCTCTCAACGGGCGGGCAGATTCCCAACAACCTGGCTCTGCCTCTGGAGCGCGCGGGAGTTCCCATCCTGGGGACCTCCGCCACCAGCATCGACCGGGCGGAGGACCGGCATAAGTTC comes from the Synergistaceae bacterium genome and includes:
- the carB gene encoding carbamoyl-phosphate synthase (glutamine-hydrolyzing) large subunit — translated: MSGKENASAKSIKKVLLLGSGALKIGEAGEFDYSGSQALKALREEGIVTVLINPNIATIQTSEGTADKIYFLPVTPFFVEKVIEKERPDGILLAFGGQTALNCGVALFRSGIFEKYGVSVLGTPVQSIMDTEDRELFVERLSEIQVKTIESVAVETPEAAREAAESLGYPVIVRAAYALGGMGSGFCDNAGELSATVEKAFSFSSQLLIEKSLKGWKEVEYEIVRDRYDNCIAVCNMENFDPLGIHTGESIVVAPSQTLTNDEYHMLRELAIRIVRHVGIVGECNVQYAIDPASEDYRVIEVNARLSRSSALASKATGYPLAFVAAKLALGMGLHELANSVTKSTTAFFEPALDYIVCKIPRWDLGKFEGVSHEIGSSMKSVGEVMAIGRSFEEVIQKGLRMIAQGMHGFAAGANSSSHMEALSGEDLAQALSNPTDRRIFVIAEALARGWTVEKIHDLTRIDCWFLQRLSDIHVCAEKIAALPDLEDLARLPELLREAKQMGFSDYQIAKLIYNPDKKAVDDRFYIPEEKRGEVRDLRKRLGIVPVVKQIDTLAAEYPAQTNYLYLTYNGAANDVTYLGDKKSIVVLGSGAYRIGSSVEFDWCGVNALTALRKKGWRGVMINYNPETVSTDYDVCDRLYFEELTFERVMDIVELENPRGVILSTGGQIPNNLALPLERAGVPILGTSATSIDRAEDRHKFASMLDRLGVEQPRWKELRTMDEIYAFVREVGYPVLVRPSYVLSGAAMHVCSNAAELEHFLGEAVNVSQNHPVVVTEFVEHAKEVEIDAVASQGEMIACAISEHIEFAGVHSGDATIQFPPQRLYVETARQVRRVAQRIASELAITGPFNIQFLAKDNRVRVIECNLRASRSFPFVSKVLKLNLIELATLAMLGEKVQKHAMSEFELDYVGIKASQFSFSRLQNADPVLGVEMASTGEVGCLGDDFHEAVLKAALAVGMRVPEKGTGRGILISSGPLRSKVDMLDCTKRLCEKGYLIYATEGTYDFLTKNGVPSIRAYQPSEVEEDSNRAMLGAVELIRAQKVDLVINIPKNLTESELINGFRVRRSAVDHNVPLFTNARLAGAF